A genomic region of Limnohabitans curvus contains the following coding sequences:
- the pcaF gene encoding 3-oxoadipyl-CoA thiolase has translation MTHAFICDAIRTPIGRYGGALSSVRTDDLGAIPIKALMARNPNVDWAQITDVLYGCANQAGEDNRNVAHMASLLAGLPVDVPGATINRLCGSGLDAVGTAARAIKSGEAQLMIAGGVESMSRAPFVMPKAESAFSRNNAVYDTTIGWRFINKLMKEKYGVDSMPETAENVAVEFKIEREAQDLMAMNSQLRAVAAQQAGHLAREITPVLIPQKKGEPTVVDTDEHPRATSLEALAKLKPIVRPDGSVTAGNASGVNDGACALLLANETHAAKNGLTPKARVVGMATVGVAPRIMGIGPLPATQKVLAQTGLTIAQMDVIELNEAFAAQGLAVTRALGLRDDDPRVNAWGGAIALGHPLGASGARLATTAVNRLHATGGRYALCTMCIGVGQGIALILERV, from the coding sequence ATGACACACGCTTTCATTTGCGATGCCATTCGCACACCCATTGGCCGCTACGGCGGTGCTTTGTCTTCTGTTCGCACCGATGATTTGGGGGCCATCCCCATCAAAGCGTTGATGGCGCGCAACCCCAACGTGGATTGGGCGCAAATCACCGATGTGCTGTATGGCTGCGCCAACCAAGCGGGCGAAGACAACCGCAACGTGGCCCACATGGCCAGCTTGTTGGCGGGCTTGCCCGTCGACGTGCCAGGCGCAACGATCAACCGTCTGTGCGGTTCGGGCTTGGATGCGGTGGGGACAGCCGCACGTGCCATCAAATCGGGCGAAGCGCAGTTGATGATTGCCGGTGGCGTGGAGAGCATGAGCCGTGCGCCTTTTGTCATGCCCAAAGCCGAGAGCGCCTTTAGCCGCAACAACGCGGTGTACGACACCACGATTGGCTGGCGTTTCATCAACAAGTTGATGAAAGAAAAATATGGTGTCGATTCAATGCCCGAGACGGCAGAGAACGTGGCCGTGGAGTTCAAGATCGAGCGTGAAGCCCAAGACCTGATGGCCATGAACAGCCAACTGCGTGCCGTTGCTGCACAGCAAGCGGGCCACTTGGCACGCGAAATCACACCCGTGCTGATTCCACAAAAGAAGGGTGAGCCCACGGTGGTGGACACCGATGAGCACCCCCGCGCCACCAGCTTGGAAGCCTTGGCCAAGCTCAAACCCATTGTGCGTCCCGATGGCTCAGTGACCGCAGGCAATGCCAGCGGTGTGAACGACGGGGCGTGCGCGCTGCTCTTGGCGAATGAAACCCATGCTGCCAAGAATGGTTTGACCCCCAAGGCACGCGTGGTGGGCATGGCCACGGTGGGTGTGGCGCCGCGCATCATGGGCATTGGTCCTTTGCCGGCCACGCAAAAAGTATTGGCGCAAACGGGCCTCACCATCGCCCAGATGGATGTGATTGAACTGAATGAGGCGTTTGCTGCGCAAGGCTTGGCCGTCACGCGCGCCCTGGGTTTGCGTGATGACGACCCGCGTGTCAATGCTTGGGGTGGTGCGATTGCGTTGGGGCATCCATTGGGTGCATCAGGCGCTCGCTTGGCGACCACCGCCGTGAACCGTTTGCACGCCACGGGCGGCCGTTACGCGCTGTGCACCATGTGCATTGGTGTGGGGCAGGGAATTGCACTGATTCTTGAGCGAGTTTGA